A stretch of the Lolium perenne isolate Kyuss_39 chromosome 3, Kyuss_2.0, whole genome shotgun sequence genome encodes the following:
- the LOC127342643 gene encoding probable high-affinity nitrate transporter 2.4 → MVTMGKDEEVHQEQYWYGDWPVDGVDAEGRATELRPLALSRPHTQAFHLAWLSLFACFFAAFAAPPILPALRPALVLAPSDASSAAVASLAAALVGRLAMGPACDLLGPRRASGVASLVCALALALAAVYASSPAGFVALRFCAGLSLSNFVANQHWMSRIFAPSAVGLANAVAAGWANVGSAATQIAMPLAYDYIVLRLGVPITVAWRVAYLIPCAMLIATGLAVLAFPYDLPRGCAAGGGGGDKGGNKQGFWKVVRGGVCDYRAWVLLLTYGYCYGVELIMENVAADFFRKRFQLPMEAAGAAAACFGVMNTVARPAGGVASDEVGKRFGMRGRLWALWAVQSTGALLCVLVGRMGAAEAPSLAATMAVMVACGAFVQAASGLTFGIVPFVSKRSMGVVSGMTASGGAVGAIITNRLFFSSSRYTVEEAISFTGLTSLLCTLPVALIYFPRSGGMLCGALESDVVDQDCHGDEEDVNKDDDYMLLK, encoded by the exons ATGGTCACCATGGGGAAGGACGAGGAGGTACACCAAGAACAGTACTGGTACGGCGACTGGCCGGTCGACGGCGTCGACGCAGAGGGCCGCGCCACGGAGCTGCGGCCTCTTGCGCTGTCGCGGCCGCACACGCAGGCCTTCCACCTCGCCTGGCTCTCCCTCTTCGCCTGCTTCTTTGCCGCCTTCGCCGCGCCGCCCATCCTCCCTGCGCTGCGCCCGGCACTCGTGCTCGCTCCGTCcgacgcctcctccgccgccgtcgcctccCTCGCCGCCGCGCTCGTCGGGCGCCTCGCCATGGGCCCTGCCTGCGACCTCCTCGGCCCGCGCCGCGCGTCCGGGGTCGCCAGCCTCGTCTGCGCGCTCGCCCTCGCGCTGGCCGCCGTGTACGCGTCCTCGCCCGCGGGCTTCGTCGCGCTCCGCTTCTGCGCGGGGCTCTCGCTCTCCAACTTCGTCGCCAACCAGCACTGGATGTCccgcatcttcgcgccctccgCCGTCGGCCTCGCCAACGCCGTGGCCGCGGGCTGGGCCAACGTCGGCAGCGCCGCCACGCAGATCGCCATGCCGCTCGCCTACGACTACATCGTGCTGCGCCTCGGCGTGCCCATCACCGTCGCGTGGCGCGTGGCCTACCTCATCCCCTGCGCCATGCTCATCGCCACCGGCCTCGCCGTCCTCGCCTTCCCCTACGACCTGCCGCGCGGCTGCGctgctggcggtggcggcggggacaAAGGAGGAAACAAGCAGGGCTTCTGGAAGGTGGTGCGAGGGGGCGTCTGCGATTACCGGGCGTGGGTGCTGCTGCTCACCTACGGCTACTGCTACGGCGTGGAGCTCATCATGGAAAACGTGGCCGCCGACTTCTTCAGGAAGCGCTTCCAGCTGCCTATGGAGGCCGCGGGCGCCGCCGCGGCGTGCTTCGGCGTCATGAACACCGTGGCGCGGCCGGCGGGAGGGGTGGCGTCCGACGAGGTTGGAAAGCGTTTCGGGATGCGCGGGAGGCTATGGGCGCTCTGGGCCGTGCAAAGCACCGGCGCGCTGCTCTGCGTTCTGGTCGGCAGGATGGGCGCCGCCGAGGCGCCGTCTCTGGCGGCGACCATGGCGGTCATGGTGGCGTGCGGGGCGTTCGTGCAGGCCGCGTCCGGGCTCACCTTCGGCATCGTTCCCTTCGTCTCCAAGAG ATCGATGGGCGTGGTGTCCGGCATGACGGCAAGCGGCGGCGCGGTTGGCGCCATCATCACCAATCGGCTCTTCTTCAGCAGCTCAAGATACACGGTGGAGGAGGCCATCTCCTTCACCGGCCTCACGAGCCTCCTCTGCACCCTCCCCGTCGCGCTCATCTACTTCCCACGCTCCGGCGGAATGCTCTGCGGCGCCTTAGAGTCTGATGTCGTCGACCAGGATTGCCACGGCGACGAAGAGGATGTAAATAAAGATGATGATTACATGCTTCTCAAATGA